One region of Turicibacter bilis genomic DNA includes:
- the eno gene encoding phosphopyruvate hydratase yields the protein MPYIVDVYAREVLDSRGNPTVEVEVTTESGSFGRALVPSGASTGIYEAVELRDGDKSRYLGKGVLNAVKNVNDIIAPELVGMDVTDQCGIDRLMIALDGTKNKGKLGANAILGVSMAVAHAAADFVGLPLYRYLGGFNSKELPTPMMNIINGGEHADNNIDFQEFMIMPVGAPTFKEAIRMGAEVFHALKSVLHGMGLNTAVGDEGGFAPNLESNEAAIKVILEAIEKAGYVPGKDVMIAMDVASSEFYKDGKYVLAGEGGKVFTSEELCDFYAELCEKYPIISIEDGLDQDDWAGWDYLTKKIGDKVQLVGDDFFVTNTERLAEGIEKNVANSILIKVNQIGTLTETFEAIEMAKKAGYTAVVSHRSGETEDATIADIAVATNAGQIKTGSMSRTDRIAKYNQLLRIEDELGQQAVYNGVKSFYNLKK from the coding sequence ATGCCTTATATTGTTGATGTATATGCTCGCGAAGTATTAGATTCTCGCGGAAATCCTACTGTTGAAGTAGAAGTAACAACTGAAAGTGGATCATTCGGACGTGCTTTAGTACCATCTGGAGCTTCTACAGGAATCTACGAAGCAGTTGAATTACGTGATGGAGATAAATCTCGTTACTTAGGAAAAGGTGTTTTAAACGCTGTTAAAAACGTTAACGACATCATCGCTCCTGAATTAGTTGGTATGGATGTTACTGACCAATGTGGAATCGACCGTTTAATGATCGCATTAGATGGAACTAAAAACAAAGGAAAATTAGGAGCTAACGCAATCTTAGGTGTATCTATGGCTGTTGCTCATGCTGCTGCTGATTTCGTTGGATTACCATTATACCGTTACTTAGGTGGATTCAACTCTAAAGAATTACCAACTCCAATGATGAACATCATCAACGGTGGAGAGCACGCTGACAACAACATCGACTTCCAAGAGTTCATGATCATGCCAGTTGGAGCTCCAACATTCAAAGAAGCTATCCGTATGGGAGCTGAAGTATTCCATGCATTAAAATCAGTATTACACGGTATGGGATTAAACACTGCAGTTGGTGATGAGGGTGGATTCGCTCCAAACTTAGAATCAAATGAAGCTGCTATCAAAGTTATCTTAGAAGCTATCGAAAAAGCTGGATATGTTCCAGGTAAAGACGTTATGATCGCTATGGACGTTGCTTCTTCTGAGTTCTACAAAGATGGAAAATACGTTTTAGCTGGTGAAGGTGGAAAAGTATTCACATCTGAAGAATTATGTGACTTCTACGCTGAATTATGCGAAAAATATCCAATCATCTCAATCGAAGACGGTTTAGACCAAGACGACTGGGCTGGATGGGATTACTTAACTAAGAAAATCGGAGATAAAGTGCAATTAGTTGGAGACGATTTCTTCGTAACTAACACTGAGCGTTTAGCTGAAGGTATCGAGAAAAACGTTGCAAACTCTATCTTAATCAAAGTTAACCAAATCGGTACATTAACTGAAACTTTCGAAGCTATTGAAATGGCTAAGAAAGCTGGATACACTGCAGTTGTATCTCACCGTTCTGGAGAAACTGAAGATGCTACAATCGCTGACATCGCAGTTGCTACAAACGCTGGACAAATTAAAACAGGTTCTATGTCTCGTACAGACCGTATTGCAAAATACAACCAATTATTACGTATCGAAGACGAATTAGGACAACAAGCTGTTTACAACGGAGTTAAATCATTCTACAACTTAAAAAAATAA
- a CDS encoding AI-2E family transporter, with protein MKPSHESLNYKWINYLIILIGVLVVIHIIKLIFPILKPVFSMLNMIICPFLIAICFAYLLNPLVDFFCRLKIKRSYSILITFISIIGAIIYAIFSLIPYLVINTQEVMNRIPALMEKVQTLLDTWQFDYMNLYEYDFSKLFSQNSQLFEIFSKVLNQMGNWISSFSSSFTLVLGMIFLVPVVLYYILKNFYEIRDQIKIFLIKQKWNKVFEVLKESEEVVKGYVSGTLLVSLALSIIASIYFSIIGLDNAIVFGTLIGFLNIIPYVGQIIGTIPAAIFGLMVSVWTPVYVVLGVMALNFIEGNFIKPFVFSKSIDFHPIILLTLIIIGGQIFGVVGMIFIIPIAGILKIVCRYSFEALKEWKQKVRV; from the coding sequence ATGAAACCATCACATGAATCTTTAAATTATAAATGGATTAATTATTTAATTATTTTGATTGGTGTACTAGTCGTTATCCATATTATTAAATTAATTTTCCCAATTCTTAAACCTGTTTTTTCAATGTTGAATATGATTATTTGCCCATTTTTAATTGCAATTTGTTTTGCCTATCTATTAAATCCACTCGTTGATTTCTTTTGCCGGTTAAAAATTAAACGTTCTTATTCGATCTTGATTACATTTATTTCAATTATTGGTGCAATTATCTATGCTATTTTTAGTCTCATTCCTTATTTAGTGATTAACACTCAAGAGGTGATGAATCGAATTCCAGCATTAATGGAAAAGGTTCAGACATTACTTGATACGTGGCAATTTGATTATATGAATCTTTATGAGTACGATTTTAGCAAACTCTTTTCTCAAAACTCTCAATTATTTGAAATTTTTTCTAAGGTCTTAAATCAGATGGGGAATTGGATATCTTCATTTAGTAGTAGTTTTACCTTAGTACTAGGAATGATTTTTTTAGTTCCAGTTGTTTTATATTATATTTTAAAGAATTTTTATGAGATTCGAGATCAGATTAAGATTTTTTTAATTAAGCAGAAATGGAATAAAGTTTTTGAAGTATTAAAAGAATCAGAAGAAGTAGTTAAAGGCTATGTTTCTGGGACATTGTTAGTTTCATTAGCCTTATCAATCATTGCTTCGATTTATTTTTCAATTATAGGATTAGATAATGCCATCGTATTTGGAACATTAATCGGTTTTTTGAATATTATCCCTTATGTCGGTCAAATTATTGGAACGATTCCAGCTGCTATCTTTGGATTAATGGTTTCAGTTTGGACACCTGTTTATGTTGTTCTTGGAGTGATGGCCTTGAATTTTATTGAAGGGAATTTTATTAAACCCTTTGTCTTTTCAAAATCTATTGATTTCCATCCAATTATCTTATTAACACTTATTATTATTGGAGGACAAATTTTTGGAGTCGTTGGAATGATTTTTATTATCCCGATTGCAGGGATTTTAAAGATTGTTTGTCGTTATTCATTTGAAGCGTTAAAGGAATGGAAGCAAAAAGTTCGCGTATAG
- a CDS encoding sodium:calcium antiporter, whose product MGVLLLQYLVLSIIVVVSSIRISSCVDELDKQTKMGGALIGGILLAGVTSLPELITSISSTTMLNNPDLAFGNILGSNTFNIFILAVGNLFFIKAMLFNHTGKSNTKTNIISTVIYLIILFSFYSLTMGRIGHVGISSIFIGILYYINLRLISDEEDANSSCDQSCCSLPLLIFQFIFWAIVLVFSSLFISITTDKIAQSTGIGSSFIGAMFLGVATSLPEMTSLISLIRLKNYDLAVGNIVGSNLFNFAIIALTDLFYLSGSIFEIADTSNTLLVIVGLSESIILTYMLVRKEVKNLILYALPSLMIIGIYFYYIVASLNNG is encoded by the coding sequence ATGGGAGTATTATTATTACAATACTTAGTTTTATCAATCATAGTTGTTGTATCATCCATTCGCATCTCATCCTGTGTGGATGAGTTGGATAAACAAACAAAAATGGGTGGGGCGTTAATAGGTGGAATTTTATTAGCAGGGGTGACATCGCTTCCTGAGTTAATTACTAGTATTTCCTCCACAACGATGTTAAATAATCCCGATTTAGCATTTGGTAATATTTTAGGAAGTAATACATTTAATATTTTTATCTTAGCAGTTGGGAATTTGTTTTTTATAAAAGCTATGCTATTTAATCATACTGGAAAATCGAATACAAAAACAAATATTATTAGTACGGTTATTTACCTCATTATTTTATTTAGTTTTTATAGTTTGACGATGGGGCGCATTGGTCATGTAGGTATTTCATCCATCTTTATCGGTATCTTATATTATATTAATTTAAGATTAATCTCAGATGAAGAAGACGCCAATAGTAGCTGTGATCAATCATGTTGTTCTTTACCTCTATTGATTTTTCAATTTATTTTTTGGGCTATCGTTCTTGTATTTTCGAGTCTGTTCATTTCTATTACAACAGATAAAATTGCTCAATCAACGGGAATTGGATCCTCGTTTATTGGAGCGATGTTCTTAGGAGTTGCAACATCCTTGCCGGAAATGACAAGCTTGATTAGTCTAATTCGTTTAAAGAATTATGATTTAGCAGTTGGGAATATTGTAGGAAGTAATTTATTTAATTTCGCCATTATTGCTTTGACTGATTTATTCTATTTATCGGGGAGTATTTTTGAAATTGCGGATACTTCTAATACATTACTTGTGATTGTTGGATTAAGTGAGTCGATTATTTTAACTTATATGCTGGTCAGAAAAGAAGTTAAGAATTTAATTTTATACGCTTTACCTTCTTTAATGATTATTGGAATATATTTCTATTATATTGTCGCATCCTTAAATAATGGTTGA
- the secG gene encoding preprotein translocase subunit SecG — MFQYGVVDVLFMIVSVILIILVALQSSKQGLSDSLSGGNSELFKNQKERGAEAYIVRATYICSVIFLILGLIIFMK, encoded by the coding sequence ATGTTTCAATACGGTGTTGTAGATGTTTTATTTATGATTGTCTCTGTAATCCTAATTATTTTAGTAGCCTTACAAAGTTCTAAACAAGGGTTAAGTGATTCTCTTTCTGGTGGCAATAGTGAATTGTTTAAAAATCAAAAAGAACGTGGAGCAGAAGCTTATATTGTTCGTGCGACATATATCTGTTCAGTGATTTTCTTAATCTTAGGATTAATTATTTTTATGAAGTAA
- the rnr gene encoding ribonuclease R encodes MRNTVLELLGSSQYEAMTIDELVEYLQIEGTDAFKQFVKLMVALEDEGIVVRSKNDRYDLARDLGYYKGIISIHPKGFGFVEIDDMDDVYVRSEDLNGALHKDTVLVKILPSSKGDSLEGEIAQVLERGMKDFIGTYYEIKQVGYVKPDNSRYHAVVAIPKNKTKGAVKDHKVRVRIVDYLENNVVKAEVTEILGHKNDPGIDILSVVYKYDIVPEFSPEALQQAAEIPNEPDPESYKGRRDLRGETIVTIDGDDAKDLDDAVHVRMLDNGNYLLGVSIADVSYYVTEGSPLDREAFFRGTSVYLVDRVIPMIPHRLSNGICSLNPQVDRLTITCEMEISPKGEVVSHEIFPSIIKTTERMTYNHVNRILIDEDPELCERYATLVPTFKLMYDLSKILREKRHDRGSIDFDLEESKILVDEYGFPIDVVLRQREIAERIIEDFMLAANETVAEHFHWMDVPFIYRIHEHPKPEKLERFYKLARALGYEIKGTKDHVHPKALQMITEAVHGKPEHAAINTMMLRSLQKARYSEESLGHFGLAAEFYTHFTSPIRRYPDLIVHRLIRRYLFDQDLSKETLDYYTAIMPEIGEQTSKRERDAIDAEREVEDMKKAEYMTQFIDEEFEGVVSSVTKWGMYVELPNTIEGLVHVNDLTDDYYEFDEDNLALIGRRTKAIYKIGDIVKVVVAAASKEERTIDFQLVGMSKSRQRRGFKRIDTRGTSSSRNNRSKDRSKDRKGNTKDYRPVRSRKSSKPSDSTFKNPKPKRKKSKGSKPVGQGKNKK; translated from the coding sequence TTGCGCAATACAGTATTAGAATTATTAGGGTCAAGCCAGTATGAGGCGATGACGATTGATGAATTAGTAGAATATTTACAAATTGAAGGAACAGATGCGTTTAAGCAATTTGTTAAATTAATGGTTGCCCTTGAAGATGAAGGGATTGTTGTTCGTTCTAAAAATGATCGCTATGATTTGGCGCGTGATTTAGGATATTATAAAGGAATTATTTCCATTCATCCAAAAGGTTTTGGATTTGTTGAAATTGATGACATGGATGATGTATATGTTCGTAGTGAAGATTTAAATGGTGCTTTACATAAAGATACAGTTTTAGTTAAAATCTTACCTTCTTCTAAAGGAGATAGTCTAGAAGGTGAAATCGCTCAAGTTCTCGAACGTGGAATGAAAGATTTCATTGGGACGTATTATGAAATCAAGCAGGTCGGTTATGTTAAACCAGATAATTCACGTTATCATGCAGTGGTAGCCATTCCAAAGAATAAAACGAAAGGCGCAGTAAAGGATCATAAAGTTCGTGTTCGCATTGTGGATTATTTAGAAAACAATGTTGTTAAAGCGGAAGTTACTGAGATTTTAGGTCATAAAAATGATCCAGGAATTGATATTTTATCAGTTGTATATAAGTATGATATCGTGCCTGAATTTAGTCCGGAAGCATTACAACAAGCAGCTGAAATTCCAAATGAACCAGACCCAGAAAGTTATAAAGGGCGTCGTGATTTACGTGGTGAAACCATTGTAACAATTGATGGTGATGATGCTAAAGACTTAGATGATGCTGTTCATGTTCGTATGCTTGATAATGGAAACTATTTATTAGGGGTATCGATTGCTGACGTTTCTTATTACGTCACAGAAGGATCACCATTAGATCGAGAAGCCTTCTTCCGTGGAACGAGTGTTTATTTAGTTGATCGTGTAATTCCAATGATTCCTCACCGTTTATCAAATGGGATTTGTTCACTAAATCCACAAGTGGATCGTTTGACAATTACATGTGAAATGGAGATTTCACCAAAAGGTGAAGTGGTAAGTCATGAAATCTTCCCATCAATTATTAAAACAACGGAGCGTATGACGTATAATCATGTGAATCGTATTTTAATTGATGAAGATCCAGAATTATGTGAACGTTATGCTACATTAGTTCCAACGTTTAAATTAATGTATGATCTTTCAAAAATATTACGCGAAAAACGTCATGACCGCGGATCAATTGACTTTGATTTAGAAGAGTCAAAAATTCTTGTCGATGAGTATGGATTCCCAATTGATGTGGTATTACGCCAACGTGAAATTGCAGAACGTATTATAGAGGACTTTATGTTAGCAGCAAATGAAACAGTGGCTGAACATTTCCACTGGATGGACGTCCCTTTTATTTATCGTATCCATGAGCATCCAAAACCAGAGAAGCTAGAACGTTTCTACAAATTAGCTCGCGCTTTAGGTTATGAAATTAAAGGAACAAAAGATCATGTTCATCCTAAAGCACTTCAAATGATTACAGAAGCTGTTCATGGAAAACCAGAACATGCCGCGATTAATACCATGATGCTACGTTCTTTACAAAAAGCTCGCTATAGTGAAGAAAGTTTAGGACACTTTGGATTGGCAGCGGAGTTTTATACTCACTTTACATCACCTATTCGACGTTATCCAGACTTAATTGTTCACCGTTTAATCCGTCGCTATTTATTTGATCAAGATTTATCAAAAGAAACATTAGATTATTACACTGCAATCATGCCAGAGATTGGTGAACAAACCTCAAAACGTGAACGTGATGCTATCGACGCAGAGCGTGAAGTAGAAGATATGAAAAAAGCAGAGTATATGACTCAATTTATTGACGAAGAGTTTGAAGGTGTTGTTTCATCGGTAACGAAATGGGGAATGTACGTTGAATTACCGAATACCATTGAAGGGCTTGTTCATGTGAATGATTTAACGGATGACTACTATGAATTTGACGAGGATAACTTAGCATTAATTGGACGCCGTACAAAGGCCATTTATAAAATAGGCGATATTGTTAAAGTTGTCGTTGCAGCAGCAAGCAAAGAGGAGCGTACGATTGATTTCCAATTAGTTGGAATGAGTAAAAGTCGTCAAAGACGTGGATTCAAACGTATTGATACGCGTGGAACGTCATCTTCAAGAAATAATCGCTCTAAAGATCGTTCGAAAGATAGAAAAGGGAATACAAAAGATTATCGTCCAGTGCGTTCTCGTAAATCATCGAAACCATCGGACAGTACGTTTAAGAATCCTAAACCAAAACGTAAAAAATCAAAAGGATCTAAGCCAGTAGGGCAAGGGAAAAATAAAAAATAG